One region of Malania oleifera isolate guangnan ecotype guangnan chromosome 6, ASM2987363v1, whole genome shotgun sequence genomic DNA includes:
- the LOC131158789 gene encoding pseudo histidine-containing phosphotransfer protein 6, whose protein sequence is MLGLGAHRLRADMNRLLAQLFHQGVLDEQFLQLQQLQDESSPNFVSEVLNIYFHESEELLRNLRGLLTDRELSDYTRMGIHVNQFMGSSSSIGAKRVRNVCVAFRAASQQNNRPGCLRALEMLEQEYCYLKNKLHELFQIEQQRVLAAGVRYPAQN, encoded by the exons ATGCTGGGTTTGGGTGCGCACCGCCTGCGAGCCGACATGAATCGCTTGCTTGCCCAGCTCTTCCACCAG ggagTGCTGGATGAGCAGTTCTTGCAGCTGCAGCAGCTTCAGGACGAGTCCTCCCCAAACTTTGTCTCCGAAGTTCTGAACATCTACTTCCATGAGTCCGAGGAGCTTTTGAGAAACCTAAGAGGATTGCT gACGGATAGGGAGTTATCGGACTACACGAGAATGGGAATCCATGTGAACCAGTTCATGGGGAGCAGCTCGAGCATAGGTGCCAAACGAGTCAGGAATGTGTGCGTCGCCTTTCGTGCCGCTTCCCAGCAGAACAACAGACCTGG GTGCTTGAGAGCCTTGGAGATGCTGGAACAAGAATACTGCTATCTCAAGAACAAGTTGCACGAACTGTTCCAA ATCGAGCAGCAGCGAGTACTGGCGGCTGGAGTGAGGTACCCAGCACAGAATTGA